One region of Deltaproteobacteria bacterium CG11_big_fil_rev_8_21_14_0_20_49_13 genomic DNA includes:
- a CDS encoding 50S ribosomal protein L32 — protein sequence MALPKHKISKSRRDMRKSQDMKEDNPNASKCPQCNEPRLPHRVCISCGFYNGKEIIK from the coding sequence ATGGCACTACCCAAACATAAGATCTCAAAGTCAAGACGCGACATGAGAAAATCCCAGGACATGAAAGAGGACAACCCGAACGCCAGCAAATGCCCTCAATGCAACGAACCCAGACTTCCGCACAGGGTCTGCATCAGTTGCGGTTTTTACAACGGTAAAGAGATCATAAAATGA